The following are encoded together in the Strongyloides ratti genome assembly S_ratti_ED321, chromosome : 2 genome:
- a CDS encoding Glycerophosphodiester phosphodiesterase 1 yields the protein MYLSNIQILISLLPLIGLILYHLFKNKTSNPKDVTEFFENFKVGGHRGSPIMRPENTMESFEKAKSEGVDLIEFDLSLTKDKVCVILHDDTLDRTTNMKGNIRNYTFNELKKANAAAKFNWPSGETIFETGIPLLKDVVQFAKNKNLKMLFDIKDTDDELVDQLLKLFKSENLYNNTIICSFFPQVIYKIKSADPQILVGYTWRRYFFSYNDIQNLHPRFNFPLHYIALMLDFINIWSIKTFLPSFLGVDMLLTERSEISERFVTSNLAAGIKVCSWTVNDLNEMRWMQNILQIPILTDKPFLIEDLPY from the exons ATGTATCTTTCAAacatacaaattttaatttccCTATTACCATTAATTGGATTGAtactttatcatttatttaaaaacaaaacaaGTAATCCTAAAGATGTAACagaattttttgaaaattttaaagttggTGGTCATCGAGGTTCACCAATAATGAGACCTGAAAATACTATGGAATCTTTTGAAAAAGCAAAATCAGAAGGAGTTGATTTAATTGAATTTGATTTATCATTAACAAAAGATAAAGTTTGTGTAATTTTACATGATGATACATTAGATAGGACAACAAATATGAAAGgaaatattagaaattatacatttaatgAATTGAAAAAAGCCAATGCTGCAGCTAAATTTAATTGGCCATCAGGGGAGACAATCTTTGAAACTGGTATTccattattaaaagatgtaGTACAATttgcaaaaaataaaaatttaaaaatgttatttgaTATCAAAGATACAGATGATGAG cTTGTTGATCAacttctaaaattatttaaaagcgaaaatttatataataatactattatATGCTCATTTTTTCCTCAAgtaatttacaaaattaaaagtgCAGATCCACAAATACTTGTTGGATATACATGGCGTCGATACTTCTTTTCATATAATGACATTCAAAATTTACATCCACGTTTTAATTTTCCTCTTCATTATATTGCTCTTATGcttgattttataaatatttggagtataaaaacatttttaccAAGTTTTCTTGGTGTTGATATGCTACTTACAGAACGCTCTGAAATTTCAGAAAGATTTGTCACTAGTAATCTTGCTGCTGGAATAAAAGTTTGTAGCTGGACTGTTAATGATTTAAATGAAATGAGATGGAtgcaaaatattttacaaattcCAATACTTACTGACAAaccatttttaattgaagatttaccttattaa
- a CDS encoding Histone acetyltransferase p300, with amino-acid sequence MSADVMDEPIGKKPKLSTNDMEDIDGLDELNQMPSLQESNSSHQINGNMSSDSSNSMSNYNNNNMNSIQSTAQSSSGSVLQDLLLNPTHSQNSNNSPRNFQGTFPNRSPMPGQPSVISTPATNSSLPGPHQTAPNRGLATMRPNVSGKPPMFDKMQQNPHIYTNQPNIPQGPGSYPYPGQQPNQMYNGQMRPPSTIGPNQQMVAPQQRMINPTIAGRNQRINNPTGMRGQPSPAHQQPMMVNNTSMIRQPMATHMNPQLHPSQSYQHQIANEQRGRVESFNNNITQTNSQIPGTSHFPNMNNQTRPAYPVSHHMPMMSNQNIDRNKSNVPIPGQQPPMMMPSQGIPNQTSHGNLMHSRIEQNQQMVQRNAMGNIISGTQDPEKRKLIQQQLVLLLHAHRCASRERTATEPFNCGLPHCKTMKEVLLHINNCSLGSLCQYSHCASSRQIITHWKNCKKDSCPVCAPLQSIHNSIPRQNTYDPISNGPHSMSSSFESHLKGSHSNYSDNLSYQQSSSIPSNASSSENDLRTDYFRSPNPPNKVISGPNTSVNGNNNGTSLGYKYPSNINFPPPERPARSLDWHQNITDELRNHLVQKLVKAIFPQPDSKAYQDKMLMDLITYARKVEKEMFENAKDKEEYYHLLAEKIYKIQKELKEKKNKRLNIEKQDPQNKSEECDNFSPFPKGNSPNCQKNSVQNGGYNLQIEVKQEIEENKIESKNIVVLPTEQGIQEIKRDIEPGTSGAIKSPVPKGTISPPKVVKEPETVKKEPNEEITHPVDEKIFTQQELASAFIPLMEQLESTPEGYPFKDPVDPELLGIPDYFDVVKRPMDFYTIKKKLNEGNYKTPWDVVDDVWLMCENAWLYNKKNSKVHKCCTKINEYFVKWVEPIMKDLGYCCGNKLTFTPLALFCNGTSMCVIGRDQPYYLFEADSSQFGVTVSDKYIYCVKCYEALPEEGINLSDSPNEKRMAPKKSFQLMKNDQLDNEPFENCKICKRKWHKICALYNKKIFAEGFICETCRCEKLIPKSENKFTAKKLPHCHLSRFIEDRVNIFMNKNGGIEAQDYEVVIRVLAVQDKEVEVKPHMKERYGKQGFPEKFPYRTKAIFAFEVVDGVEVCFFGLHVQEYGSNCPPPNKRRVYIAYLDSVHFFQPRHLRTDVYHEILLAYLDYVKDLGYTMAHIWACPPSEGDDYIFHCHPPEQKIPKPKRLQDWYKKMLDKGLRDKVVSEYKDIYKQAKDDNLNTPMALPYFEGDFWPNVIEDCIKEVEKEENERRKLEAEQNEEDDEDESIAINDISKNKKTAKNSKKKGASKKASARNRKKGPNSTGNEEADKLLGVLEKHKEVFFTIRLATKSDKDGTLKEIKDPDDLMPSDLMDGRDTFLNKAREEHWEFSSLRRAKYSTICFSYALHVQSKDLGYTCNICQEKANLHCNKCDDFDLCTNCNNKNPHEHPMEKLDSDLMSDDIKNNESGNSRHESVQRCIRSLVHACQCRESNCRRPTCQKMRKVVNHTKTCKKRHNASCSVCKQLIALCCYHAKHCNTNNCPVPFCTNIRAKLQEQKRSLTRRADMMMRRRMEQLHGGSQTSNTSGSASSENSVQPSTPASACTDKGNDKGIRNSKFAESTTLGSSVNNNSSNVGSSTISNFHESTSTSTFNTIQSQQNTSNQNQYIQKGGNNQYVNVSSNQISNQYGTQINNTMQMGGNQTRPPSSVNSTISSLSRPGSQPGSVQSNAPPNYHQQRQMQQSGHQEYIRAPPSQSSYNQQQQQQQPPQSMIQRTLHNQGNINPLPNVQSEQQHMIQRQGQNPMQQSSVYSHTQQSMAIHERLQKSKTAKDKEEVYNEMKSHPTVLNSFLNYSDQQKQHPSMHERPINPMLAQQQMIHRGTGNQWQQGNPQQQAYMINGPNQQRATNQQNQFNPNLNNPQGDVLRKHFEHVKKYLF; translated from the exons atgtCAGCCGATGTTATGGATGAACCTATCGGCAAAAAACCTAAATTATCAACAAACGATATGGAGGATATAGATGGCCTTGATGAGTTAAATCAGATGCCATCACTTCAAGAGAGTAACTCATCGCACCAGATAAATGGTAATATGTCGTCTGATAGTAGTAATTCAATgtcaaattataataataataatatgaattCTATACAATCCACAGCTCAATCTTCAAGTGGAAGTGTATTACAAGATTTGTTATTGAATCCTACTCATTCACAAAATTCAAATAACTCGCCACGTAATTTCCAAGGAACTTTTCCAAATAG gAGTCCTATGCCAGGTCAGCCCTCAGTTATATCAACACCAGCAACAAATTCTTCGTTACCCGGTCCACATCAAACGGCTCCTAATCGAGGATTAGCAACAATGAGACCTAATGTTTCTGGAAAACCACCTATGTTTGATAAAATGCAACAAAATCCTCATATATATACTAATCAGCCAAATATTCCTCAGGGTCCGGGTAGTTATCCTTATCCTGGTCAACAACCCAATCAAATGTATAATGGACAAATGAGGCCCCCTAGTACGATAGGTCCAAATCAACAAATGGTTGCTCCACAACAACGAATGATTAATCCTACGATTGCAGGACGTAATCAGCGGATAAACAATCCTACTGGAATGCGAGGTCAACCATCTCCAGCACATCAACAACCAATGATGGTTAATAATACATCAATGATAAGGCAACCGATGGCGACACACATGAATCCACAATTACATCCATCTCAATCATATCAACATCAAATAGCTAATGAACAACGAGGACGTGTagaaagttttaataataacattacACAAACTAACTCTCAAATTCCGGGTACCAGTCATTTTCCGAATATGAATAATCAAACAAGACCGGCATATCCTGTATCACATCATATGCCAATGATGAGTAATCAAAACATTGATAGAAATAAATCAAATGTCCCAATTCCTGGACAACAACCTCCTATGATGATGCCTTCACAAGGCATACCTAATCAAACTTCTCATGGGAATTTGATGCATTCAAGGATTGAACAAAATCAACAAATGGTTCAAAGGAATGCTATGGGTAATATTATTAGTGGTACACAGGATCCTGAAAAAAGGAAATTAATTCAACAGCAACTTGTTTTATTACTTCATGCTCATAGGTGTGCTAGTCGAGAAAGAACTGCAACAGAACCCTTTAATTGTGGATTACCTCATTGTAAAACAATGAAAGAAGTTTTgttacatataaataattgtagTCTTGGAAGTTTATGCCAGTATTCACATTGTGCATCATCAAGGCAAATAATTACACACTggaaaaattgtaaaaaagatTCATGCCCTGTATGTGCACCATTACAAAGTATTCATAACTCAATACCTCGACAAAATACATATGATCCTATTAGCAATGGCCCACATAGTATGTCAAGTTCATTTGAGTCCCATTTGAAAGGTTCTCATTCTAATTATTCAGACAATCTTTCTTATCAACAGTCTTCGTCTATTCCTAGTAATGCTTCTTCAAGCGAGAATGATTTGCGTACAGATTACTTTAGATCTCCTAATCCACCTAATAAAGTTATCAGTGGTCCTAACACTTCCGTTAATGGAAATAATAATGGAACTTCTTTAGGTTACAAATATCCttctaatattaattttcccCCACCAGAAAGGCCTGCCAGATCTTTAGATTGGCATCAAAATATTACAGACGAATTAAGAAATCATTTGGTACAAAAATTAGTAAAAGCCATTTTTCCTCAACCAGATTCAAAGGCATATCAagataaaatgttaatgGATTTAATTACATATGCAAGAAAAgttgaaaaagaaatgttTGAGAATGCTAAAGACAAGGAAGAGTATTATCATCTTTTAGcggaaaaaatttataaaatacaaaaagaattaaaagaaaagaaaaataaacgtttaaatattgaaaaacaaGATCCACAAAATAAAAGTGAAGAGTGTGATAATTTCTCTCCTTTTCCTAAAGGAAATAGTCCTAATTGTCAAAAAAATTCTGTACAAAATGGAGGTTATAATTTACAAATTGAAGTAAAACAAGAaatagaagaaaataaaattgaatcaaaaaatatagtagTACTTCCAACAGAACAAGGTATTCAGGAAATTAAAAGAGATATAGAACCTGGAACTTCTGGTGCCATAAAATCACCAGTACCAAAAGGAACAATTTCACCACCAAAAGTAGTCAAAGAACCTGAAACAGTAAAAAAAGAACCTAATGAAGAAATAACTCATCCTGTTGATGAAAAGATATTTACTCAACAAGAATTAGCTTCTGCTTTTATACCTTTAATGGAACAACTTGAATCAACACCAGAAGGATATCCATTTAAAGATCCTGTAGATCCTGAACTTTTAGGAATACCTGATTATTTTGATGTTGTTAAACGACCAATggatttttatacaataaagaaaaaattaaatgaggGTAACTATAAAACACCATGGGATGTTGTTGATGATGTTTGGTTAATGTGTGAAAATGCATGGttatataataagaaaaattctAAAGTTCACAAATGTtgtacaaaaataaatgagTATTTTGTTAAATGGGTTGAACCAATAATGAAAGATCTAGGATATTGCTGTGgtaataaattaacttttacACCATTGGCGCTATTTTGTAATGGTACATCAATGTGTGTTATTGGTAGAGATCAACCATATTACTTATTCGAAGCAGATTCAAGTCAATTTGGTGTTACTGTATCagacaaatatatttattgtgtTAAATGTTATGAAGCCTTACCTGAGGAAGGAATAAATTTAAGTGATAGTCCTAATGAAAAAAGAATGGCTCCAAAGAAGAGCTTtcaattaatgaaaaatgatCAATTAGATAATGAACCATTtgaaaattgtaaaatatgtaaaagaaAATGGCATAAAATTTGTgctttatataataaaaagatttttgcAGAAGGTTTTATTTGTGAAACATGTAGATGTGAAAAACTTATTCCAAAAtctgaaaataaatttactgCAAAAAAATTACCACATTGTCATTTATCACGATTTATTGAAGATAgagttaatatatttatgaataaaaatggTGGAATTGAAGCACAAGATTATGAAGTTGTCATTCGTGTATTAGCTGTTCAAGATAAAGAAGTCGAAGTTAAACCACATATGAAAGAAAGATATGGAAAGCAGGGATTCCCGGAAAAGTTTCCTTATAGAACAAAAGCAATATTTGCTTTTGAAGTTGTAGATGGTGTAGAGGTTTGTTTCTTTGGTCTTCATGTTCAAGAATATGGTTCAAATTGTCCTCCTCCAAATAAGAGACGTGTTTACATTGCCTACTTAGATTCAGTTCATTTTTTCCAACCAAGACATTTAAGAACAGATGTTTATCATGAAATTCTTCTAGCATATCTAGATTATGTCAAAGATTTAGGATATACAATGGCTCATATTTGGGCTTGCCCACCATCTGAAGGTGACGACTACATATTTCATTGTCATCCACCAGAACAAAAAATTCCAAAACCAAAGAGATTACAAGAttggtataaaaaaatgttagatAAAGGTTTACGAGATAAAGTAGTATCTgaatataaagatatttataagCAAGCTAAAGACGATAATTTAAATACACCTATGGCTTTACCATATTTTGAAGGTGATTTTTGGCCAAATGTTATTGAAGATTGTATTAAAGAAgtagaaaaagaagaaaatgaaCGTAGGAAATTGGAAGCAGAACAAAATGAAGAGGATGATGAGGATGAAAGTATTgctataaatgatatttctAAGAATAAGAAAACTGCTAAGAACAGTAAAAAGAAAGGTGCCTCAAAAAAAGCCTCTGCAAGAAACCGCAAAAAAGGTCCAAATTCTACAGGTAATGAGGAAGCTGACAAATTATTAGGTGTTCTTGAGAAACATAAAGAAGTTTTCTTTACAATAAGATTAGCGACAAAAAGTGATAAAGATGGaacattaaaagaaattaaagatCCAGATGATTTAATGCCAAGTGATCTCATGGATGGTCGTGATACTTTTCTTAACAAGGCTCGTGAAGAACACTGGGAATTTTCATCATTACGTCGTGCAAAATATTCTACTATTTGTTTCAGTTATGCGCTTCATGTACAGTCTAAAGATCTCGGATACACATGTAATATTTGTCAAGAAAAGGCAAATCTACATTGTAACAAATGTGATGACTTTGATTTATGTActaattgtaataataaaaatccaCATGAACATCCTATGGAAAAACTTGATTCTGATCTCATGTCtgatgatattaaaaataatgaaagtGGTAATTCACGTCATGAATCTGTTCAAAGATGTATTAGATCTTTGGTTCATGCTTGTCAATGTAGAGAATCTAATTGCCGTCGTCCTACTTGTCAAAAGATGCGTAAAGTTGTTAATCATACCAAGACTTGCAAGAAACGTCACAATGCTAGTTGTTCTGTTTGTAAACAATTAATTGCTTTATGCTGTTACCATGCAAAACATTGTAATACCAATAATTGTCCAGTGCCATTCTGTACGAATATTCGTGCTAAATTGCAAGAACAAAAGAGAAGTCTTACAAGAAGAGCTGATATGATGATGAGAAGAAGAATGGAACAATTACACGGTGGATCTCAAACGTCAAATACCTCAGGGAGTGCTTCTTCTGAGAATTCTGTTCAACCTAGTACTCCTGCTAGTGCTTGTACTGATAAAGGAAATGACAAAGGAATACGTAATTCAAAATTTGCTGAATCAACTACATTGGGATCTAGCGTTAATAATAACTCAAGTAATGTTGGGTCATCAACAATTTCTAATTTCCATGAATCAACTAGTACATCAACTTTTAATACTATTCAATCTCAACAAAATACTAGTAATCAAAATCAATATATTCAAAAGGGAGGAAATAATCAATATGTTAATGTCTCTTCTAATCAAATTTCCAATCAATATGGAACTCAAATAAATAACACCATGCAAATGGGAGGTAATCAAACACGTCCTCCTAGTTCTGTAAATAGTACAATCTCATCATTAAGTAGACCTGGAAGTCAACCTGGATCAGTTCAATCAAATGCACCTCCAAATTACCATCAACAAAGGCAAATGCAACAAAGTGGGCATCAAGAATATATACGTGCTCCTCCAAGTCAATCATCATATAaccaacaacaacaacaacagcAACCACCTCAGTCGATGATTCAAAGAACATTGCATAATCAAGGTAATATTAATCCTTTACCTAATGTACAAA gTGAACAACAGCATATGATCCAAAGACAAGGTCAAAATCCAATGCAACAATCAAGTGTGTATTCACATACTCAACAATCAATGGCTATTCATGAAAGGCTACAAAAATCAAAAACAGCAAAAGATAAAGAAGAAGTTTACAATGAAATGAAAAGTCATCCAACTGTACTGAATAGTTTCTTAAATTATTCTGACCAACAAAAACAACATCCTTCAATGCATGAAAGACCAATAAATCCTATGCTTGCACAACAACAAATGATTCATAGAGGTACTGGCAATCAATGGCAACAAGGAAATCCACAACAACAAGCATATATGATTAATGGACCTAATCAACAAAGAGCAACCAATCAACAGAATCAATTTAAtccaaatttaaataatcctCAAGGAG atGTATTAAGAAAACATTTTGag CATGTTAAAAAGTACTTGTTTTAA